GACGCAGGCATGGAGGCGTTCGCGAAGAACTGCAAGGGTTTGAAGAAGCTTTCGTGCGGATCTTGCATGTTCGGATCCAGAGCCATGAACGCGGTCCTTGAGAACTGCGGTTCGCTCGAGGAGCTCTCTGTCAAGCGCCTTCGTGGTATTACGGACGCCGCGGCAGCTGAGCCTATCGGTCCAGGCACAGCTGCGCAATCACTCCGTACGATCTGCCTGAAGGAGCTCTACAACGGACAGTGCTTTAGTTCGCTGATTCTCGGCGCAAAGAATCTGCGCACCTTGAAGCTTTTCCGGTGCTCTGGTGATTGGGACAAGCTATTCCAGCTCATCGCGGAGCGCTCCGCAGGCGGCAGCGGTGCTCCTAGCATCGTAGAAATTCACCTCGAGAGGCTTCAGATTAGTGATGTTGGCTTGCAAGCAATTTCTAATTGTTCGAATTTGGAGATTTTGCACCTTGTTAAAACCCCTGAGTGCACCGATGTAGGGTTAATTGCTATTTCTGAGAGATGTAAGCTTCTAAGGAAGCTTCATATAGATGGTTGGAAGGCTAATCGAATTGGTGATGAAGGTTTAATTGGTGTTGCTAAGGGTTGCCCTAATTTGCAGGAATTGGTGCTTATTGGTGTTAACCCTACGAAATTGAGTTTGGAGATGTTGGCTTCGAATTGCTTGAATCTAGAGAGGTTGGCTTTGTGTGGGAGCGATACAGTTGGTGACCCTGAGATATCTTGCATTGCTGCAAAATGTGTGGCTTTGAAGAAACTTTGCATCAAGGGTTGCCCTGTTTCGGATCATGGGATGGAGGCATTGGCTAGTGGATGTCCAAATTTGGTGAAGGTGAAGGTGAAGAAGTGTAAGGGTGTTACATCTGAGGGTGGGGATTGGTTGAGGCAGATTAGGGTGTCACTTGCAGTGAATTTGGATACTGGCGATACGGATCATCAAGATGCAAGTGCTAGTGATGGTGGAGCACAGGACAATGGATTGGAGTTTCCTCCAATGGCTGCCCATAATGCTGGAGGAGCCGGAGGAGGTGCATCAGCCGGCGTTGCTTCGAGTAGTACTGGTCGATCTACTTCATTTAAGTCGAGGTTAGGGCTTTTGTCCGGGAGGAGTTTAGTAGCTTGCACTTTGAGAAAGTGGACTGGTGGTAACACCAGTGCCCGGCATGGTTAGAGACAGAATAAAAAAGGCATAAGCAAGAACCCTAGTCTCTGACCATCTTTCATTGTTTTGTGTTTGCATCACTTGATTctcttattttcttgtatttaaAAAACTTGAAATTTATGCTGTGTGATGTTAACTGCCTCCTTCTGAATTGAATCTTCATAGTCGGAAGTGACAATCACATTGCTTTTGATTTCTTTCTGTTGGTGCACTAGTTGATGCTTTACTTGATTTGATAAACTCATTGACTTGTCCCCATATTCATCATCCATCTCATATACACGTTCTTAGGTTAATACTGCATGCTAAAACATGGTATGATCAATTGATCACATACTGATACATTGCTGGGTTGTTCATGTCGTTAAACAGTCTTTTCTCTATTTTAGATTGAAAACTGCAGCATTTATAGTTCATGCTACTTTAGGGAGACAGTTTGATAGTTCAGATGCTTCATAGTGAATGgcaaagaaattatttttgttggttatcTCAATGGATGAGTTTGTATAGGAAAACATTAGCAATGCTAAAAAAGAATGTTCTATTACAATTGCAGTTTGATGTTACCCATAGTTTTAACTTTTTAcgagtgtttttgaattttgatgctcCTTTGTGATATGGTTATAAGCGTGTGATTTGGCTTTGATTTGCCTTCTTGGGgacaaaaaatttgagaaatcATGCACCAAATCGATTCACAATCGCATCACCATTGAATGCGGTTGATTTGCCTTGCGGATGTTATAAAATGGGTTACACTTaccattatttattaattttttattagaatccaGTGGTTGGGTAGATATGAACCACCAATGATGCACCCGTATCTGTTTAGTGGTTAGTCAAAGAGACAACCTAACTTCAATCTTCAATTATTGTTTTGATTCACCCCTTCTTACCCCGAAGCTTTTATTAGGGCCTTGATAAGATATTGTAATCTAAGGCCAAACGGGGAAAAAGGGATACTTCGTTCACATGCATATTGCAgcaattctattttatttcgAGGGCTGTTTTGGTCCTTCATGGTGACTACACTGCGGCAATCACATGAACTGTTtgttgattttcatttttgcgGGGTCAATAAAAGTTTCTGTTGATTTATTCAACTATATTTTTGCCTTAtgcattttatttctttatctaGTATCTgctttctttttactttattttccaACTTCCCAAATAATGGAATTACCCCCTCCCCcccctcttttttcttttttgaaactTACTGATCAAAACATTATTTAATTGTGAAGTTGGGTGGTTGGTAGTCGGTACCATGGATTTCGGGATTAGATTTTGGGGGTAGTTTATAACGGGATAAATTTAGTATAAACAAAAGTCTACCGGGTAATGTTTATTGTCACACACATACACATGTATATTATTACTGTTGAGGAATAAATTTGGCAATgatcaaattagtttttgaaaaattaagttTTCTAAATTTGgctctaaaaaattttatcaattacattaatcatttaaaaattataaattacctTTGTCATTTCATTAACAGTTTTCATAAtgtaaaatattaactaatagtAAAGAGACAAAGTCATCTCTATTCAATATCAAGAATTAGTTTCTCTCACATTTGTGATCAAGGGTGAGAAATTCAGCGTGAAGTTTCATTCTTCTATTTAGAGTTTTAAGTGTTTAACATATACTCTAAGAGCATATTTTCAACGTATTGAATATATAATCGAAATTCACGTTCCTAATTGAGGGGACCCAAGTTTCCTA
This portion of the Arachis duranensis cultivar V14167 chromosome 6, aradu.V14167.gnm2.J7QH, whole genome shotgun sequence genome encodes:
- the LOC107495758 gene encoding F-box protein At1g47056; this translates as MGNTASTAAAAVASRRESAAVQGNRSGISSKSRSVSSSVSPMISSTVNSVDDDGGSRRDFVEPDYISDLPDECLASVFQSLSSADRNRCSLVCRRWLQIEGQSRHRVSLNAQSELLPAIPSLFSRFDSVTKLALKCDRRSASIGDDALVLISRRCPNLTRLKLRACRELTDAGMEAFAKNCKGLKKLSCGSCMFGSRAMNAVLENCGSLEELSVKRLRGITDAAAAEPIGPGTAAQSLRTICLKELYNGQCFSSLILGAKNLRTLKLFRCSGDWDKLFQLIAERSAGGSGAPSIVEIHLERLQISDVGLQAISNCSNLEILHLVKTPECTDVGLIAISERCKLLRKLHIDGWKANRIGDEGLIGVAKGCPNLQELVLIGVNPTKLSLEMLASNCLNLERLALCGSDTVGDPEISCIAAKCVALKKLCIKGCPVSDHGMEALASGCPNLVKVKVKKCKGVTSEGGDWLRQIRVSLAVNLDTGDTDHQDASASDGGAQDNGLEFPPMAAHNAGGAGGGASAGVASSSTGRSTSFKSRLGLLSGRSLVACTLRKWTGGNTSARHG